A region of the Corynebacterium endometrii genome:
GGGTGGCCAGGTGCGTGGCGACCGCCTGGACGAGGCTGCGGATGCGGGTGATATAAACCATCGCCGCATCGGCGCGCTCGGCGTGCTCCACGGACTCGATCGCCTGCGATTCCCCCAGGCCGGCCTCCGCGCGCAGCGCCAGAGCAATCTCTAAGCACGCGCCCAGCACGACGCCCTGGCAGTACGGGTACACCGCCTTGATGTAGCGCGGGCCGGTCATTTCCATGCGCACGCCGTCCATGACCAGGCCGTCATCGTTGATCAGGTGGTCGTAAATCCAGTCCACGATGTGGCGGGCCTTGTCCGTGTCCCCGGTGCGCGCGGCCATGATCGCTGCGGGGCCGTTAGACGGCACGTTGAGGAAGGTCTCCCCCTCCTTCTCGCGCCACGGGAGCACGCCGACTCCGGCCACGGTGCCAGCCATGATGTTGTCCTGGAGCGCCTGCTGCGGCTTGGGCTGGCTCATCTTGTTCAGCGAGGACACCCGGCCCATGGCGAGGGCGAGCCACAGCTTGTCATCGTAGTACTTATTCGCCGTGAGCGGACCCAGGTTGCGGATGCGCACGCCCCGGAGCGTGTCCGCGATGCGCCTGCGGCGCACCTTGGTGTTGCTGCGCAACGCCGCGTCCACCAGGCAGTCCACGTAGTGGGCCTGCCACCAGTAGTGCCAAGCGACGAACAGTTTGTCCTTGGCGGTGGGCGGCCAACTTACCACCGCCAGATTGGTGCGCGGCAGGTACCACAGGCTCGAAGCGTGGCGCTCATTGATGGCGGCCTCTGCCAGGTCAGCGCGGTGCGCCCATTTTTCTTCCACGGTAGCTGTATCTCTCCAGGGGTAGGGATTGTTACTCGATGTTAACGCACGTGGTTACCAGGCCGCGTCCAGGTTCGCGTGTTGGCGGATCCAGGCGTGCATCGCGATTCCGGCCGCCACCCCCGCGTTGATCGACCGGGTGGAGCCAAACTGCGCGATGGAACAGGTCATCATCGCCGCCGCCTGGGCCTCCTCCGTCACGCCGGGGCCCTCCTGGCCAAAGAGCAGCAGGCACCGCTCCGGCAGCTGCGCCGTCTCCAGCGGCACGCAGCCGGGCGTGTTATCGATCGCCACGACCGTTAGCCCCTCGGCGGCGGCCCAGGAAATTAAGTCCGTGACCGTCTCGTGGTGGCGCAGGTGCTGGTAGCGGTCCGTGACCATGGCGCCGCGGCGGTTCCAGCGGCGCCGGCCCACGATGTGCACCGTGTCCACGGCAAACGCGTTGGCGGTGCGCACCACCGTGCCGATATTCGAGTCATTCTCGAAGTTCTCGATGGCTATGTGCAGCGGGTGGCGGCGGGTATCGATGTCCGCGACAATCGCCTCGCGCGTCCAGTAGCGGTAGGCGTCCACGACGTTGCGGCGGTCGCCCTCGGCCAGCAGCTCCGGGTCGTAACGCGGGTCCTCCGGCAGGGGTT
Encoded here:
- a CDS encoding TrmH family RNA methyltransferase, with the protein product MTLDLPNEPAGKGPTEWNEGRHGLGPWEQTHPGQPLPEDPRYDPELLAEGDRRNVVDAYRYWTREAIVADIDTRRHPLHIAIENFENDSNIGTVVRTANAFAVDTVHIVGRRRWNRRGAMVTDRYQHLRHHETVTDLISWAAAEGLTVVAIDNTPGCVPLETAQLPERCLLLFGQEGPGVTEEAQAAAMMTCSIAQFGSTRSINAGVAAGIAMHAWIRQHANLDAAW
- a CDS encoding glycoside hydrolase family 76 protein; translated protein: MEEKWAHRADLAEAAINERHASSLWYLPRTNLAVVSWPPTAKDKLFVAWHYWWQAHYVDCLVDAALRSNTKVRRRRIADTLRGVRIRNLGPLTANKYYDDKLWLALAMGRVSSLNKMSQPKPQQALQDNIMAGTVAGVGVLPWREKEGETFLNVPSNGPAAIMAARTGDTDKARHIVDWIYDHLINDDGLVMDGVRMEMTGPRYIKAVYPYCQGVVLGACLEIALALRAEAGLGESQAIESVEHAERADAAMVYITRIRSLVQAVATHLATPAGVITGGGQGDGGLFKGILARYLADVAVRLPSDSPANRATKKLAARLVLGSADSVWEHRLEVDGLPIFGTEWTEDARLPHNYGLTPSTLGQKVGVIRVAERDLSVQLSGWMLLEAAARVSRYLADSAKKV